The Primulina eburnea isolate SZY01 chromosome 18, ASM2296580v1, whole genome shotgun sequence genome segment GGCCCTAGCACACCcaacttatttttttttacttttggtTTTCACTCTCAAGTCTCAACCACTAAGCCCACCACACACTGCGCCGTCCGCCTCCCGCATATGTAGATATAGCAGATGGTGCATatgtagatgatttggaagattATGCGAGTCACATATtatttgttttgttcttggtCACACGAAAATTCATGCGTGACCTAACTAGTTTCACATGATCTCTTTGTGCACTTcttcttttttattattattattatattactattattatattaataattttatataattatattaaataatactaCCTTGAAAACTGAAATCAAGAAATCACGTCACCATAAATTTTGCTTATTATATAtagaataaaacaaaaactcacTTTATACGatcttattatttaatttaatgagAAGGATTTTGAAACGATTCAACTTATGAAacgatattatttttttatcatagTTATAGATGAGATCGACTTGTCTTGTAATTATAATGCCGATCGACTCACAAAAAACTTACACATGTGTGTCAAAATTTTGGATGTTTATTAATCCAGATGATTAAGAGATTATGCCGTTTAAAGTACCCCTGATCCAAATTTTGGTGCTTCACCTAAAATTCATCGATGGATAGCGTTTTATCCATGTTCTTCGTATTCGCCCGGAGTCGAAACAGGATGAGATCTCGGGTTTGAGAAACCATTCCCGACCAAAAAGAAAAACCGCGACTCGGTATTGGAACTCCAATAAGTTCACAAATAGCCATTAATGGTCTTAATAAATCCATTACACAGAAATCAACGACACCGAAATCGACGACTCGCAGGAATTATATCTCAAGAACCAGACCCTTGCTTaagatttaaaaagaaaaaaaacagaTGGCCAATTTACATACTGGAAAAGATAGGATAAGATTAAAAAGATATCCCAAAATAGAGGGGAAAACTCAGAAATCCTGAGCCTGAGGAATAATCTCCAGCTCTAAGCAATGAACATAGAGTTCCCTTGTCTGATTCTCATTTCCATGCCAATACAAACGGTGCACCGGTTTCATCAAGCACCAAACTTTCAAGGTTATCGTTCTCAGTTGGATTTGGTAACAAACTCTTTGATATCAAACCATTCGAGGCCAACGCCAAGAGCTCCGATTCGTTTAAACCTTGAGCCGGCCCGAGACTGCAACGATCAGTCCCGTGTTTAGCTAGCGCATCTTTGAATTTCTTGATCTGCATTCAAATATTAGATTTTGGATATCAAATCTCTGTACACAACAAAAAAAACAGCATTTACTGgttatttaaaatatcaaaagtgGATAAGGAATCCAAATGTGCAAGAGCAACAGACAAATCCACATTATCTTGGTTATTATCAGATCCCCAACTCAAGAGAATAATTCACAAATCCAAATGATTCTTGGATATGAAATCTCAACACACAAGAACAAAACACAAGTCAAAATCCAGATTTATCCAAGAACTAGATCTTGGATGACAAAAAAACAATCCACAACAGCGAAAAACAAATTCAAATCCCAATCTTGATTTATCCCAAAACTACAGCTTGGATATCAGATCCCAATATACAGGACCCATAATCCAAATTCTTCACTCCAATTCAGGAATTGAATCTTAGATCCGAAATCCCAATACACAAGAAATAACTACAAATTCAGATTCTTGATTAATCCAAAAGCAATATTCTCAAACAGAATGATTCAGATCACTTACAGTTGCATTGGTACAGCTGAAGCTACACATTCTCCCATCTGCACCTCTATAGAATCTAAAGAAGGGCAAGACATGAACATGAAGGGTACGGCACATGATCTTATGTTGTTCAAAATTAACCTGGAGAAATATCGAATCTGTGTTCATTTCAGCCAGTTGACAGATCTGCAAAAATCGAGTAATTATTAATCTAAtgctaaaaaaattcaaaatatacagATAACAAATGACCCAAGAATTTGGTCCAAGGATAGGTAAATTTACCTTAGGATGCAAAGCTTTGCAGCCTCCACAACCAGGGGAATAAAAATCAAGTATCACCAATCTTTCGCCTGCAATTAACAAACAATCAACAAGTTCTTGTGCAGAGTTGATCTCCAGCATGTTTGGCTGAAGGGATTTTTCCCACCATCTCTGAGCTTTGCCAATACAAACAGATGGTTGAGCCTAAAATACCCCAAAAATAGAAGGGAGAAAAATCAGAATAATTATGGCAAAAACTGGATAACATTTTTGTGCttaaacataaaaattcttacCTTGATGGGTTCATAATTTGCAGGAGCATTAATGGTCAAATTGCTCGTACTTTTCCGGTCGGACACATCAAGGGCCTTCCTCcaaaaatgatttaaattaGATTCCTTGAATTGCAGAGTTCCAATCGAAGAACAAACCCGAAAAGACCATTGTGCTCTGTTCTTGAATATGGCTTCACCAGCACCAGAAACAGAAAACCCACCCTTCAAGCAAGACATCTTCAAGATTTAGCAACCTTGTAACGTTGCAAGCCAGCCGAATCgaacaaaaacaacaaacaaAAATATATCCTCTCTTTCTGAATCAAAACCGTATCTTTTCGTGCCTCACCTATAAAAACAAGCACAAAAATCCCAGAAAACAGAAATCAAAGCAAGACCCACAAATACTACAGGTAAAAGAATGCCAAGAAACAGGAAGAAAAAATCGTTTCTTTTCCCTCGGAAGAAAAGTGGTTGGGAAACTTTGGAAAAAGGGGTTTGTGGTTTTGTcttcttgaaattttaaaaaacacaAGGCCAAATAAAAAGGTAGAGAAAATGGAATCTTGGCTACTGTATCTGACAGAGAGAGAGTGATTCAAAGAGAAAAGCGGGCTCCAAATATTTGCAATTATTCATCTCTTCATTGCATTAATCCATATGTCTCCTGTTCTTAAGGTATGGCAAAATGGGCTGTAATTTCCTCGCTTGTTTCTAGGATTTTTTCCGGTTGAGTTTGTGGATAAGATTTTACCGCATGATACTTGCTGCTGTTTTTTTGTTCTCCTGTGCAACTTCGTTTCACCGCATAGCTTATTGGATAAGGAGTTTATGGATAAAATTTGTTGGGCagaataatttataaatttttaaaataccttatttttaataagaaaaaacttatgtgagacggtctcacgggtattatttgtgagacagatctcttatttggatcactcatacaaaagtattactttttatgctaagagtattacttttttattgtgaatatgagtattgttggcccgtctcacagattatgatctgtgagacggtctcacatgagactcactctttttaataataatccTCAGAAAAAACATTTCTTTTAAGGTAAGAATTTGTTCGATCACATATCAACACGAGAAATCATTCCAAACTCGATATATTGATGTCAGATAAATTATAATCTATAAGTCATCGATATTAGAAAAACAATTTCAAGTAAAGggaaaatcaaatatatttgaaattaataaGTTCATTATAAAAtcaatataattttcaaaattggATTGTTAAAGGCAAAATTTATGTGTGACAGACGGTCtaacaggtcgtattttgtgagacgaatctcttatttgggttatccatgaaaaaatattattttttatgctactagtattactttttattgtgactaTTGGTAGAGTTggcatgtctcacagataaagattcgtgagaccgtctcacaaaaaccaTATTCTTGTTTAAAATATGTAATGTAATGTTGAAATCAAATCCAGTTATTTCTTTTCATccaaatgcaacttaaaaattacttcagaatttttttaaaaatgagatTAGGAAGAGAGTATCAAATAATGGTTGGGATTTTTTTATGGAAATTTAGTAAAGTTGGAGGGATtttcatttgaaatttattaaGACTATCTTGtggataaaatttattttaatgggtATTTTAGATATGAATTATTATAGAttagattttattttaatttttttaatatatctaATCCATGTGAAAGATTAAAAATGAGGTTTTCATGTATCATTTATTCCATTGAGCAATATTTgtctaataattattaaaataaaaaaaaaagttatttttttttaaaagatcacatccttaaaaaaaaacattattcaaatatttattaaatcacATTTATACGCGTTTGATTGATGTGACATGAATGTTCAATGACAATAACTGTATAACCAATAAGTTTTAAAGGCTAAGTTTCTTATAACATGATTTAAGATTTAAGATATCAATTTTACGTGACATATATTTATTTGAGATATTTATGAAAaactattatatttttataaaaaaatattactgaATTCAAAGATTACAAAGATGCCGCAACTTTTTTTCCATGCAATTCAATGTGTGAGCTCATATGAGATGCTaacataaaagtaatactcgcACATTACATTCAAGTGTCCGAAAAACCTCTCCACGATGGTAAAGTCTCATCTTGTATGTCGGACGAAGTTGCAGTGGTCACATTGAGTTTGATTTGGCTAGTGGGTTCATATATTTTATGGACTACTCCATGTCTCCAAAATTAATTTTGGATCTTTGGATTTTACATTATGATATAAGTCTTATGTCAGTGTGAACTCAACTGGCTATACGTCTGATTAAAATGTTTCCAACAATTACGTcaaaattcaaatgtattaatgattaatttTGAATAGAGTAAACTCATATTACGCCTCAAGGTGAGGTGGGGATGTATGGATATAAGGGTGTAAACGAACTGAATTGAGCCGATtatggaaaaaatatatttaatgctCGAATTTGGCTCTAATTAGTTTAAAGCTCGACTTTGAGTTTGGCTTATAATATTCGAACATGTTCGCGAAGACTTTGAATTATTGCTCGAAAATAAATACTTGAAATgctctaaattaatttatttaatacataatgaaattatattaataaaatactaaagcTCGCGAGCAGTTCGCGAGCGATCGAACAATATAATTTGGGCTCGAATTTGGctcgaaaaaaaaatttgatcataTTCGAGTTCAGCTCGAATACGAATCAAATTATTTTCGAGCCATATCAATAAGCTCATGAACAGGCTCGGTTCGTTTATATCCTTATTTGGATGGACCAGGCAGAGGGATGTAAATGTATCAAGCCGCTCGCGAGCTACTCGGAGTTCGGCTCTGTAAAAAACTAGTTCGAGATCGTTCGTCAAGCTTATCGAGTCGAGCTCAAGCTCGACAATTTTATCGACCCGAAATCGAGTAGGTCTGCGAGCCCGAGCTTGAGTTTGTCTATTTTTTGGGCCATGAGTTTTGTCCCACGTTGCTATTTTAGTGAATTCAAGAAATTGAAATGCTATAAAATGATGAGCATACATCTTAAATTCACATATCTTAGTTGGATTTTTTGCTATAAATGATCAACAATCTCTAAAACGAGCTTGTTTAACAAGCTCAAAAACAAGATCGCTTAACGAGTAAAGTTCGAGCCATGCTCGTTAATCATGGTAAACGAACAAGTAACGAACCGAGCTCGAGATATTCACGAGCTTAATTGGTATTTTTCAAACGAGCCGAACtcgaatttaataataatatatcctAAAACGAGCTGAGCTCGAGCCTGATATTGTTCGACTCGACTCGTTTACATCCCAAGTTCATGCATGTGGCATTTCATGTTTTTATAAAGGAATTCGTGTAGTGTaattaattattgtatgatATTTGGATAATTTATTAAACGTGCACGAATATGACGTGAAACAAACCTTTTCTtcttgaaaattaaataaaccttTCGTTCAACCAACATCATATATTAACTCAAATGATTACGAGTTCGATTCTTTAGTTCTATGTTCATGTTTTGTGAACAACAAAGACAGATTCAAAGAGTTTCATTAGGTCCGATCGGTGTCGACTACGAATAAAACtgactttttatttttatttaaaaatatattactttCATTATCATCCAACTATGAAATTCTTGCTTCCTAATCAAAGTGTTGATTTTGTGAATCGCTTTGCATTGAATAAAACTCCAAATTTGCgtggattttttttataatatcaattccaatttctttatttttcttttttttacaaaatattcaaaaaaacAATTCTTTAAATACTTCACGTTATTCTATTATTTCATGTACTTATACTCAAAATCTGACAAAGGGAGAACCAATATTTATTACTATCTCGTGCTAAAATTTATATCTCtatcttttaaaataaagaaaaatacctgTAAATATTAATGCTCTAAATAAATGATAACAAAGTTTCTCTAAAATTTATTcccatttattaaaattataatgtcAAACAACTActcagaaatttatttttaaatacctTTTGCATAAATTAAACATGCTAAAATTTTCACTTGTTATGTAAAGCTCTTTTATAGCGTTTgatttgaaatataaaaaaattgcaatTGATTTTTATGCCTTgaataatatcattttttttttttggaacgatatttaaatttcatattttgttaaatgCACttcacttaattaattattatttttttgacaaGAATTACCCTCATCcattactttcttttttttttccttgatCAATACATCAATTATTTTATTAGgggtataaaaaaaattggttactttttaaaattcgaaatatttaataattttggGGTATCAAATTTTCAATTGAAAAAACtgagaaaaaaatttgaaattaaaattaaggtcttatattaatttatattatttctaCAAAAATATACCTTCTAttgattaaattaatattttttaaaaattaaagttATTATTTTGATTCTATTTAATTTATGTTGATATAAAatagattttaaaaaattgattaaTGTAAGATCTTTTTAAATGAATAATTTtacaaatatatttaaattataaatttgatgaataaaattttattttaatatactaAGGTCGTTAAGCTCCATATTTCTTTTTATTGGAAATTATGATTAATTGAAAGAAATTAAGTTTTCTATCTTATGAAAAAGTAATAAAATATGTTATTTTCAATACTTTTTATTTTCTCCCAAATCACAACTCTGAATTCTAAGCCAATAGCATTGATTCTCTTTTATTGGTTTAGGGTTTTGATACAGTCTTTGAAGTTCTATTCTCATTATGTTTTTTACACTTGATGATGTTTATAATCTATTTTATTCTATCAACATCTGGTCTACACTTCACACATCAAATCTCTCTCCTCCAAGCCCTGGAGATAGAATAATATATCTTACTACGAAATTTTTTTGGGCTCTTGTGAGTGAAATTAGAGGAAGTTCTTGTAAAAAATGGATAATGCCATAAAGTTTCTGACGATTTTTGTTTATGATATAAACTGAGCTTAGGTAGTGGCCATAAAGTTTCTgacgatttttttttatgatataaACTGAGCTTAGGTAGTGGTTCATCATCCGAACAGCCGTTAAAGAGCTGTATTTCGGTGAAAATATATTGTATAGGGCGTATGAAGCTTACGATGCAAATAACCTCCTgcaacaaacaaaataaaatttgagtCAATTGACAACATATTGCACAGATAAATCAAGAATCGAGGATTGCAAGAAAACGTGAAAATACGTGAAACTTGTCGATGACTTTGAGGCTCGACATGTAGCATCAAATGTTGACGTCAACCAATTTTTCAAGAAGCTCAGAGACAATCAAGAAAGCTGGAATGTGCGCAACGTAGCAAGGGCCGGCGACAAGTTCTAATGGAGGCGAGGAATAAGAGGCTTCCACCCGACTAGCTACATGATAGTTTGGACATTGATGGCATTACGTACACTACCATGTTACGTGATCAAAAGAAAGAGCTACACTTCACCATTGGCTGAGGTCATCATTGGCAGATGTGTGACAAATGGTAACATGGTCTCAATGAAGAGAGCTGCTCGGAAGATCGGATATGCGGTCTTGCTTCTCTAACACTTTTCTTCTTCGATGGAGCAAATATATGGGTTCTCATTGTGGAGCATAAGAGGCATTGGGTTACAAAAGGCTAGTTTATTATTATACTATTGGTCAAAAGTGTCACAAACTATAGTATCAATAGTTTATACTGTCTTACTTTTCACACATCATTCAGGTCAGTTCAGTTAAAATTTGTAACTTGTAACGTCTATTTTACCATTCAACTCAACTAACTGGCATAAAATAAATTGTTGATTTAAGTTATTATAATTTAACCAAACGAATCTCCATTTAGAAAATTGTAGGAAATGAAGTTTTCTTAGTTCACTACTTCAAACGAATATATGTTGACCAATTGATAGAGGTGAACAAAGTATTCTTTTAGTTTATAggcttttatttaaataatgttttattatttctttatttCAGCCATTGACTAACAAAATGTAAGTTTCCAAAATATATGGAGTCCATGTGGGTGAAAGATTAAAATGTTTTTTCCACTGATTATTGGATCACAGGTAATACCTATTATTATAGTTAAGAAAATAATGAAGATATTAgagaataataaatattttcctttgtaATTATCTTCCCAATAATCTTTATGTCGATTGCATCCTGTTGAAATTTGGACAAAATGAAGTCGTCGCGGAGAAGGTTTACTTTTG includes the following:
- the LOC140819818 gene encoding thioredoxin-like 1-1, chloroplastic, with the protein product MSCLKGGFSVSGAGEAIFKNRAQWSFRVCSSIGTLQFKESNLNHFWRKALDVSDRKSTSNLTINAPANYEPIKAQPSVCIGKAQRWWEKSLQPNMLEINSAQELVDCLLIAGERLVILDFYSPGCGGCKALHPKICQLAEMNTDSIFLQVNFEQHKIMCRTLHVHVLPFFRFYRGADGRMCSFSCTNATIKKFKDALAKHGTDRCSLGPAQGLNESELLALASNGLISKSLLPNPTENDNLESLVLDETGAPFVLAWK